The following proteins are encoded in a genomic region of Desulfosporosinus youngiae DSM 17734:
- a CDS encoding cobalamin B12-binding domain-containing protein produces MSDFNKLADTVFRGDFGGAAQITKELIDSGAEPLAIINQGLIAGMDIVAPKFKAGEMFVPEVMMAARAMATGMELVKPLINDVDIPSKGTVIIGTVAGDLHDIGKNLVAMILESGGFKVIDIGVDVSVEKFVEAAKQYNPQVIGMSALLTTTMVAMKDTIDALTEAGLRKNLKIIVGGAPLSQEFAGQIGADGYAADAMAAKELCEKLAV; encoded by the coding sequence ATGAGTGATTTCAATAAATTGGCGGATACCGTCTTCCGGGGAGACTTTGGTGGTGCGGCACAAATCACCAAGGAACTTATTGACAGCGGTGCGGAGCCCTTAGCCATCATCAACCAGGGATTAATCGCCGGTATGGATATCGTAGCCCCTAAGTTTAAAGCCGGGGAAATGTTCGTGCCGGAAGTCATGATGGCGGCCAGAGCTATGGCAACGGGTATGGAATTGGTTAAACCTTTGATTAATGATGTTGATATTCCTTCCAAGGGAACCGTCATCATCGGCACTGTGGCCGGGGATCTCCACGACATCGGTAAAAATTTAGTAGCCATGATCCTGGAAAGCGGCGGCTTTAAGGTTATCGATATAGGTGTCGATGTCTCGGTGGAAAAATTCGTGGAGGCGGCCAAGCAATACAATCCCCAGGTCATTGGCATGTCTGCTCTGTTAACCACAACCATGGTTGCCATGAAGGATACGATAGATGCCCTTACGGAAGCTGGTTTACGCAAGAACTTAAAAATTATTGTGGGCGGAGCGCCTTTGTCCCAGGAATTTGCCGGCCAAATCGGTGCGGACGGTTATGCGGCGGATGCTATGGCCGCCAAGGAGCTGTGCGAGAAGCTGGCGGTTTAA
- the caiT gene encoding L-carnitine/gamma-butyrobetaine antiporter, giving the protein MNEAQGSAKIDKRIFFPPLVLVTLICAYIIKYPEAGTATINKVFAFVTGDLGWAYELFVFANLGIILYFIFGKFANKRLGDEKPEFSTLTWLGMLFSAGTTGTILYWSSMEFYFFLTAPPFGADPLSAEAWKYSLAFSFFDWGISAYGLYVAVGVVFGYFFYVLKKDVFRPSTACEGLLGKRVHGPLGKVIDIFYMIGIIAGVATSIGLGTPIISEIFTKLSGQPRTLAVDAVIILIWTVIIAISVYGGLEKGIARLSNFRIYLGYAILALVVILGPTSFMFNNTFDALGVYLNDFLRMSFYTDAHLGTGFPQNWPIFFFAWFLAFALSTGIYLARISKGRTVREFTLGATFSGVLCAFLYFAVLGNYSINVFVNNKVDIGRIVEESGGFRAAVEIWSTLPFSSVFLVAILILVFISTATSINSIAYTLAMVSSTKLEKGQNPAKWNRLSWAIIIGGLSLTLMFLGGLTPLQTAATAGSLPTMIIMAIILIGFFKTAGKSWGEKSDKQ; this is encoded by the coding sequence ATGAACGAGGCGCAAGGTTCCGCCAAAATAGATAAAAGAATATTCTTTCCCCCGTTAGTTTTAGTTACATTAATATGTGCCTATATTATTAAATATCCTGAAGCCGGAACCGCTACAATCAACAAAGTGTTTGCTTTCGTTACCGGGGACTTGGGATGGGCTTACGAGCTATTCGTCTTTGCCAACTTAGGGATTATTCTCTATTTTATCTTTGGCAAATTCGCCAATAAACGATTGGGAGATGAAAAACCGGAATTTAGTACCCTGACCTGGTTAGGCATGCTCTTTAGTGCCGGAACCACCGGGACGATTTTATATTGGAGCAGCATGGAATTTTACTTTTTCCTCACTGCTCCGCCTTTTGGGGCGGACCCACTCTCGGCGGAGGCTTGGAAGTATTCTTTGGCCTTTAGCTTCTTCGATTGGGGAATAAGCGCTTACGGTTTGTATGTAGCTGTCGGTGTGGTTTTTGGATACTTTTTCTACGTTCTCAAAAAAGACGTCTTTAGACCAAGCACTGCCTGCGAGGGTCTTTTAGGCAAACGCGTCCACGGTCCTTTAGGAAAAGTTATCGATATTTTCTACATGATCGGGATCATCGCCGGTGTTGCTACCTCCATTGGTTTAGGTACCCCGATCATCAGTGAAATCTTCACTAAATTATCCGGACAACCGCGTACTCTCGCAGTGGATGCTGTTATCATCCTGATCTGGACAGTTATTATTGCCATATCCGTTTATGGTGGCCTTGAAAAGGGGATCGCCCGCTTAAGTAATTTCCGGATTTATTTAGGATATGCTATCTTGGCTTTGGTGGTCATTTTAGGCCCGACGTCCTTTATGTTTAACAATACCTTCGACGCCCTTGGAGTTTACTTGAACGATTTTTTGAGGATGAGTTTTTATACTGACGCCCATTTGGGAACGGGATTCCCTCAAAATTGGCCGATTTTCTTCTTTGCCTGGTTTTTAGCTTTTGCGCTCAGCACAGGAATTTACTTGGCCAGGATTTCCAAAGGAAGAACGGTAAGAGAATTTACTTTAGGTGCAACATTCTCGGGAGTCCTCTGTGCCTTCTTGTATTTCGCTGTCCTGGGCAACTACAGCATCAACGTTTTCGTGAATAACAAAGTTGACATTGGCAGAATTGTTGAGGAATCAGGTGGTTTTAGAGCCGCCGTAGAAATATGGAGTACGTTGCCCTTCAGCAGTGTTTTTCTGGTAGCTATTTTGATACTCGTGTTTATTTCCACGGCTACTTCCATCAATAGCATTGCTTATACCCTTGCCATGGTTTCATCGACCAAATTGGAAAAAGGGCAAAATCCGGCGAAATGGAATCGCTTGTCTTGGGCCATAATCATTGGCGGTCTTTCTCTGACCTTAATGTTCCTGGGAGGATTGACACCTCTGCAAACGGCGGCAACAGCTGGTTCTCTGCCGACGATGATCATTATGGCCATCATATTGATCGGGTTTTTCAAAACTGCGGGGAAATCCTGGGGAGAAAAATCTGACAAACAGTAA
- a CDS encoding cobalamin B12-binding domain-containing protein, with the protein MSDFAKLADAVFKGDFGGAGQITKEFIDNGADPLAIINQGLIAGMDIVAPKFKAGEMFVPEVMMAARAMATGMELVKPLINDVDIPSKGTVIIGTVAGDLHDIGKNLVAMILESGGFKVIDIGVDVSVEKFVEAAKQYNPQVIGMSALLTTTMVAMKDTIDALTEAGLRQNLKIIVGGAPLSQEFAGQIGADGYAADAMAAKELCEKLAV; encoded by the coding sequence ATGAGTGATTTCGCTAAATTAGCTGATGCAGTTTTCAAGGGAGATTTTGGCGGTGCCGGTCAAATCACAAAAGAGTTCATTGATAATGGTGCGGATCCTTTAGCCATCATTAACCAAGGCTTAATCGCAGGTATGGATATCGTAGCACCTAAGTTCAAAGCCGGGGAAATGTTTGTGCCTGAAGTCATGATGGCGGCCAGAGCTATGGCAACGGGTATGGAATTGGTTAAACCTTTGATTAATGATGTTGATATTCCTTCCAAGGGAACCGTCATCATCGGCACTGTGGCCGGGGATCTCCACGACATCGGTAAAAATTTAGTAGCCATGATCCTGGAAAGCGGCGGCTTTAAGGTCATCGATATAGGTGTCGATGTCTCGGTGGAAAAATTCGTGGAGGCGGCCAAGCAATACAATCCCCAGGTCATTGGCATGTCTGCTCTGTTAACCACGACCATGGTTGCCATGAAAGATACCATTGATGCCCTTACGGAAGCTGGTTTACGCCAGAACTTAAAAATTATTGTGGGCGGAGCGCCTTTGTCCCAGGAATTTGCCGGCCAAATCGGTGCGGACGGTTATGCGGCGGATGCTATGGCCGCCAAGGAGCTGTGCGAGAAGCTGGCGGTTTAA
- a CDS encoding trimethylamine methyltransferase family protein, producing the protein MMALEAMDNDLKQIHRASMLILEQTGMRFNHPKVVEILKENGVKVEGSTAFFTRTQLMEWVGKAPSQFKMYARNSKYDFEVGGDHVELLPGYGSPFICNADGKRRDALMSDYVKFLKLFHQSDHHKGNGGVLVQPTDISKSQIVAMLYAALMHSDKVLVSGSGSAEDVEKLMDMLAIVFGGKEALLEKPRCLTIVNTNSPLQLDTNMLDTMMVFNKYKQPIIIAACAMAGTTTPVTLASTVAITNAEVLAGIAVAQMINPGTPVIYGSQSTTSDMKTGSIACGSPEGALCYQYAARLAKAYGLPCRGGGTVSDAKALSVQAGYESMLTFLATYSAKMNIIIHSAGIMDSYNAMSYEKFIVDLEIIGMVKRYIAGLAVNEETLAVDLVQKVGVAGEFLSSEHTMKHCRKEPFLPDVSLRGSVTGDPGESLLNNVKHKENKMLESYCKPEMPADIKNKLTDYVLGCGFNEQLIKELQE; encoded by the coding sequence ATGATGGCACTTGAAGCGATGGATAATGATTTAAAACAAATTCACAGGGCATCGATGCTTATTTTGGAGCAAACAGGTATGAGGTTCAACCATCCTAAAGTGGTGGAAATTTTAAAAGAAAACGGAGTCAAAGTTGAAGGTTCAACTGCTTTCTTTACCCGTACACAACTAATGGAATGGGTCGGCAAAGCCCCAAGTCAATTTAAAATGTATGCCAGAAATTCCAAGTATGATTTTGAAGTTGGCGGCGACCATGTAGAACTTTTACCCGGATATGGTTCTCCCTTCATTTGCAATGCAGATGGAAAAAGACGCGATGCTTTAATGAGCGACTATGTTAAATTCCTTAAGCTTTTCCATCAATCGGATCATCATAAGGGCAATGGCGGAGTATTGGTTCAACCTACCGATATCTCAAAGTCTCAGATTGTGGCAATGCTTTATGCCGCGCTAATGCACTCGGACAAGGTCCTTGTTTCGGGCTCGGGCAGCGCGGAAGATGTCGAGAAACTGATGGATATGCTCGCCATTGTATTTGGAGGTAAAGAAGCTTTATTAGAGAAACCAAGATGTCTGACGATAGTTAATACAAATTCCCCCCTCCAGTTGGATACCAATATGCTGGACACCATGATGGTGTTCAACAAATATAAACAGCCCATAATTATTGCCGCTTGTGCAATGGCTGGAACGACTACGCCGGTGACTCTTGCTTCAACGGTAGCTATTACTAATGCAGAAGTATTAGCGGGTATTGCCGTTGCCCAAATGATTAATCCGGGCACCCCGGTGATTTACGGTTCCCAATCAACGACTTCCGATATGAAAACAGGAAGTATTGCCTGCGGCTCTCCGGAAGGAGCGTTGTGTTATCAGTATGCTGCCCGTTTAGCGAAGGCCTATGGTCTGCCTTGCCGGGGCGGCGGTACTGTTAGTGATGCAAAGGCCTTGTCGGTGCAGGCTGGGTATGAAAGTATGCTGACATTTTTGGCAACCTATTCCGCGAAAATGAATATCATTATCCACAGCGCCGGGATTATGGACAGTTATAACGCCATGAGTTATGAGAAGTTTATCGTTGACCTGGAAATTATCGGGATGGTTAAACGTTATATTGCCGGCTTAGCGGTCAATGAAGAAACACTGGCGGTAGATCTTGTACAGAAGGTGGGGGTAGCCGGAGAGTTTTTAAGTTCGGAGCATACTATGAAACATTGCCGTAAGGAACCTTTCCTGCCCGACGTTAGCTTAAGAGGTTCAGTTACAGGTGATCCTGGTGAAAGTCTTCTCAATAATGTCAAGCATAAAGAAAACAAAATGCTTGAAAGTTACTGTAAACCCGAAATGCCGGCGGATATAAAGAATAAGTTAACAGACTATGTCCTTGGCTGCGGATTTAATGAACAACTGATCAAGGAACTTCAGGAATAA